A stretch of Microbacterium sp. 4R-513 DNA encodes these proteins:
- a CDS encoding LemA family protein has translation MWEWLIPVLIVVALVVIVGIYLWATYNSLVQLNVRVDEAWSDITVQLKRRADLLPNLIEAVKGYAAHEKAVFENVTRARAETLTAGGPAEAGVAEGHMQQALKSLFAVAEAYPQLQASQNFLQLQQSIVDTEDKIQASRRFYNGGVRELNTKVKVFPNNMFARNLGFHEREFFEVVDGAAISEPPRVQF, from the coding sequence ATGTGGGAGTGGCTGATCCCTGTCCTTATCGTGGTCGCGCTGGTCGTGATCGTCGGCATCTATCTGTGGGCGACGTACAACTCGCTCGTGCAGCTGAACGTGCGTGTCGACGAGGCGTGGAGCGACATCACGGTGCAGCTCAAGCGGCGTGCCGATCTGCTGCCGAACCTCATCGAGGCGGTGAAGGGGTATGCGGCGCACGAGAAGGCGGTCTTCGAGAACGTCACTCGCGCGCGGGCCGAGACGCTGACGGCCGGCGGGCCCGCGGAGGCGGGGGTCGCCGAGGGGCACATGCAGCAGGCGCTGAAGTCGCTGTTCGCCGTCGCCGAGGCCTACCCGCAGCTGCAGGCGAGCCAGAACTTCCTCCAGCTGCAGCAGTCGATCGTCGACACCGAGGACAAGATCCAGGCATCGCGCCGGTTCTACAACGGCGGCGTGCGCGAGCTCAACACGAAGGTCAAGGTCTTCCCGAACAACATGTTCGCGCGCAACCTCGGCTTCCACGAGCGCGAGTTCTTCGAGGTCGTCGACGGTGCCGCGATCTCGGAGCCGCCCAGGGTTCAGTTCTGA